The Undibacterium cyanobacteriorum genomic sequence GCGCACTGCCCGATGACAATGACGTCACCTTGAAGCTCGACAATAAAAAGATGAGCGTGCAGTCTGGTAAATCGCGCTTCTCTTTGCAAACTTTGGCAGCGGAAGAATTCCCAACCGTTGCTCAAGCTGAGCATTTCAACGCTAGCGTCTCCTTGCCACAAAAAGCCTTGAAGCACTTGTTCAACATGGTGCATTTCTCCATGGCGCAACAAGACATTCGTTACTACTTGAATGGTTTGTTATTGGTCGTCGATGGTAAGAACGTGATTGCGGTCGCGACCGATGGTCACCGTTTGGCCTACGCACAAGTGCAAGTGGAACAAGAATTTGCGCGTCAAGAAGTCATCATTCCACGTAAAACGATTTTGGAATTGCAGCGCTTGCTGGAAGACAAAGACGACAACGTGCAAGTCGACATCGCGAATAACCAAGTCAAGTTGACCTTTGCTGACATCGAATTGATTTCGAAATTGGTCGAAGGCAAATTCCCTGACTTTAATCGCGTGATCCCTAAGGGCTACAAAAACAACTTCACCTTGGGCCGTGAGAAATTGCTGCGCTCTTTGCAACGCGTAGCGATCATGACTTCGGATAAATTCAAAGGTGTACGTTGCGTGATCGAACCAGGTTTGATGCGTATTTTGTCGACCAATGCCGATCAAGAAGAAGCGGTCGAAGAAATCGAAATCGATTACGGTGGCGACAGCATCGACATCGGCTTCAACGTCACGTATTTGTTGGACGTGTTGAATAACCTCAAAGTCGATCAAATCAATATCGCTTTAGGTGATTCCAATTCTTCCGCGTTGTTGACCATCCCAGAAAATGGCGATTTCAAATACGTTGTGATGCCAATGCGGATTTGATGTAGATATCCTCCCTTCTACCGCGGGCGGGAGAAGGGTCGGGGATGAGGGACGTTCAGCAAGCGATAAAAATCTTAGTACTTGAATCTTCGCGTTCGCTAAATTTTCGTCCTGATGCGTGATTGAACCACCCTCACCCCAACCCTCTCCCGCCCGCGGGAGAGGGAGTATAGAAAACGTAGGGCGGGTGCAACCCGCGCCGCCAAGCCTTCGGGCACCTAAGCAGCGCGGGTTGCACCCGCCCTACAAGAAACAAAGAACGTCATTCCCGCGCAGGCGGGAATCCAGTGTCGTTAGTAGGATGAACATTCTTCCCCCTCGAAAGGGAGGGAATTTTGAACAAGAGTAAAGTACGCAGGCAGTACTGATAAAGCCCAGTAGCTTAGGCAGTACTTCCAAAAAAATTGCACGTTAATTTCAGAAGGTAGCCATGTCCGAGAATACCCAAGACAACACACCAGCAGCTCCAGAACCAGCAAGTGCCGCCGCATCTGCACAATATGGTGCGTCCTCGATTCAAATTCTGGAAGGTCTCGAAGCCGTTCGTAAACGTCCAGGGATGTACATCGGTGATACTTCTGACGGCACCGGTTTGCACCATTTAGTTTTCGAAGTTTTGGATAACTCCATCGACGAATCTTTGGCCGGTCACTGTACCGAAATCAACGTCACGATTCATACCGACAATTCGATTTCCATCACCGATAACGGCCGCGGTATTCCAACCGGTATCAAGTGGGACGACAAGCACGAACCCAAACGTAGCGCGGCTGAGATCGTTATGACCGAGTTGCATGCCGGTGGTAAGTTCGACCAAAACTCCTACAAAGTGTCCGGCGGTTTGCACGGCGTGGGTGTGTCTTGCGTGAACGCACTGTCCAAATTATTGAAGTTAA encodes the following:
- the dnaN gene encoding DNA polymerase III subunit beta; the protein is MQLVKTHRDTLLRPLQIVSGIVERRHTLPILANILIRKDGEKVSFLSTDIEVQITTHAEIGSGGDVTATTVAARKLLDILRALPDDNDVTLKLDNKKMSVQSGKSRFSLQTLAAEEFPTVAQAEHFNASVSLPQKALKHLFNMVHFSMAQQDIRYYLNGLLLVVDGKNVIAVATDGHRLAYAQVQVEQEFARQEVIIPRKTILELQRLLEDKDDNVQVDIANNQVKLTFADIELISKLVEGKFPDFNRVIPKGYKNNFTLGREKLLRSLQRVAIMTSDKFKGVRCVIEPGLMRILSTNADQEEAVEEIEIDYGGDSIDIGFNVTYLLDVLNNLKVDQINIALGDSNSSALLTIPENGDFKYVVMPMRI